A single region of the Gemmatimonadaceae bacterium genome encodes:
- the mtnA gene encoding S-methyl-5-thioribose-1-phosphate isomerase, producing MQIIEAVRWSDDGLGVRIIDQRLLPGQLVERDLRTLDDVTDAIRTLAVRGAPAIGIAGAMGLVVALAPNARGTREALLTRAGQASSAIRATRPTAVNLPWALDRMLRCAERVSGDGMAIIAALHDEASSILEDDRRMCRRIGEHGAPLLRDGARVLTHCNAGALATGGIGTALAAIYVAVENGRSVEVFVDESRPLLQGSRLTAWELQRAGIQVTVLADGMAASLLRERGIDLCLVGADRIAANGDVANKIGTYNLAIASRYHDVPFIVAAPTSTLDPATERGSDIVIEQRNADEITHLGTTMTTPAGVCIYNPAFDVTPADLVTAIVTDRGVHRPPYRLG from the coding sequence GTGCAAATCATTGAAGCCGTGCGCTGGTCCGATGATGGGCTCGGCGTGCGCATCATCGATCAGCGTCTACTTCCCGGCCAGCTCGTCGAGCGCGACCTTCGGACCCTGGACGACGTAACGGACGCCATCCGCACGTTAGCCGTGCGTGGCGCGCCCGCGATCGGCATCGCCGGCGCCATGGGACTCGTCGTCGCGCTGGCGCCTAACGCGAGAGGTACACGCGAGGCGCTGCTCACGCGTGCAGGCCAGGCGTCGTCCGCGATTCGAGCGACGCGGCCGACGGCGGTGAATCTTCCGTGGGCACTCGATCGCATGCTGCGGTGCGCCGAGCGAGTGAGCGGCGATGGCATGGCGATCATCGCCGCGTTACATGACGAAGCGTCGTCGATTCTCGAGGACGATCGCCGCATGTGTCGGCGGATCGGCGAGCACGGCGCACCGTTGTTGAGAGACGGCGCTCGCGTTCTCACACACTGCAACGCCGGCGCGCTCGCGACCGGCGGCATTGGCACCGCCCTCGCCGCCATCTACGTCGCCGTCGAGAATGGTCGTTCGGTGGAAGTCTTCGTCGACGAATCACGGCCGTTACTCCAGGGCAGCCGGCTCACCGCGTGGGAGCTACAGCGCGCCGGCATTCAGGTCACCGTGCTGGCGGACGGTATGGCGGCGTCCCTCCTGCGCGAGCGGGGAATCGATCTCTGTCTCGTCGGCGCTGATCGGATCGCCGCGAACGGCGATGTTGCCAACAAGATCGGGACATACAACCTTGCGATCGCCTCGCGGTACCACGATGTGCCATTCATTGTCGCCGCGCCGACCTCGACGCTCGATCCGGCAACCGAACGCGGCAGCGACATCGTCATCGAGCAGCGAAACGCGGACGAAATAACACACCTCGGCACCACCATGACGACGCCGGCCGGTGTCTGCATCTATAATCCAGCATTCGATGTCACGCCCGCGGATCTGGTGACGGCGATCGTCACCGACCGCGGCGTTCACCGCCCGCCGTATCGACTTGGATGA
- a CDS encoding glycoside hydrolase family 3 N-terminal domain-containing protein, protein MKRTFFIALGAVVLLLDRAAGQAPYRNPALPIDIRVRDLLGRMTLDEKFWQLFMLPGGRDSAADYSHGVFGLQNRSATDARSDAQLQNALQHYFVDSTRLGVPIIPFEEAVHGVMRSGAVVYPAAIALAATFDSELVRDVTSHMAREARARGIRQVLSPVVNLATDVRWGRVEETYGEDPVLASVMTRAYVGAFERQSVIATPKHFVANVGEGGRDSYPIDIDARLLQELFYPPFRAAILDAGARSVMAAYNSVDGIPASQNRALLDGTLKHDWRFKGFVISDESAVGGAVVLHRTEADTRSATKNALEAGLDVIFQAEYNDHAPYLAAFKSGAIPERVIDSAVARVLRAKFQLGLFEHPYVDADSASPGSDSVGSRALARNVARKSVVLLANRGSMLPLAASVGGVALIGTDAVDARLGGYTLDSAHGLSILEGLRARLGGRVHYAAGPGRSRDDYGVVPAQYLDPLRGEYFDNIALEGMPRRTRIDENIDFHWTFNAPSRRLQVGWYSVRWTGRLRAPTSGARRLGVEGNDGYRLYLDGKLLIDNWRKQSYRTALVPVPLSPGSTHDLRLEFFESAGNARVRLVWDTTAADFQQQQIDSAVALARRSDVVIVVAGIEEGEFRDRSSLALPGRQEDLILSVAALGKPVIVILVGGSAITMSRWVDKVGAVLMAWYPGTEGGDAVADVLLGDDDPGGRLPVTFPMTEGQLPLRYNHKPTGRGDDYVDLTGEPAFPFGFGLSYTQFEYSALRIEPDMIGATGRARITFRVRNSGARAGDEIPQLYVRPVVSPVAQPVMALKAFGRLHLAPGEARDVTFLLNASDLRVLDDRMRWRLPAGRTIVLVGASSKDIRLRGELSTR, encoded by the coding sequence GTGAAACGAACTTTCTTCATCGCGTTAGGCGCCGTCGTCCTGCTGTTGGATCGCGCGGCCGGTCAGGCGCCGTACAGGAATCCGGCACTCCCGATCGACATTCGCGTCCGCGACCTCCTCGGCCGCATGACGCTCGACGAGAAGTTCTGGCAGCTCTTCATGCTCCCTGGAGGACGTGATTCCGCGGCGGACTACTCGCACGGAGTGTTCGGACTGCAGAACCGGAGTGCGACGGATGCGCGAAGCGATGCCCAGCTCCAGAACGCGCTCCAGCATTACTTCGTCGATTCAACACGGCTCGGCGTTCCGATCATTCCGTTCGAGGAGGCCGTACACGGCGTGATGCGGAGCGGCGCAGTCGTCTATCCCGCCGCAATTGCGCTTGCCGCGACGTTCGATTCCGAGCTCGTTCGTGACGTCACATCGCATATGGCGCGCGAAGCACGCGCCCGCGGGATACGCCAGGTGCTGTCACCGGTGGTCAACCTCGCCACGGATGTGCGCTGGGGCCGCGTGGAGGAGACGTACGGCGAAGATCCGGTGCTCGCGTCGGTCATGACGCGGGCCTATGTCGGCGCGTTCGAGCGACAGAGTGTGATCGCCACGCCGAAGCACTTCGTCGCAAACGTCGGTGAAGGAGGACGCGACAGCTATCCGATTGACATCGACGCGCGCTTGCTCCAGGAGCTTTTCTATCCGCCCTTTCGCGCCGCGATCCTCGATGCTGGCGCTCGCTCCGTAATGGCCGCGTACAACTCCGTGGATGGGATCCCGGCCTCACAGAACCGCGCGCTGCTCGACGGCACATTGAAGCATGATTGGCGATTCAAAGGGTTCGTCATCTCGGATGAATCGGCGGTCGGTGGCGCCGTGGTTTTACATCGCACTGAGGCGGACACGAGGTCCGCGACGAAGAATGCACTCGAGGCGGGGCTCGACGTCATCTTCCAGGCGGAGTACAACGACCACGCTCCCTACCTTGCGGCCTTCAAGAGCGGCGCTATTCCTGAGAGGGTAATCGACAGCGCCGTCGCCCGGGTGCTTCGGGCCAAGTTCCAACTCGGCCTCTTCGAGCATCCATACGTGGACGCGGACAGCGCGTCTCCTGGGTCGGACAGCGTCGGTTCACGCGCACTCGCTCGTAACGTGGCGCGCAAGTCCGTGGTCCTGCTCGCGAATCGCGGGAGCATGCTGCCATTAGCCGCGAGTGTTGGCGGCGTTGCGTTGATCGGCACGGATGCCGTCGACGCCCGTTTGGGCGGCTATACGCTCGACAGCGCTCACGGCCTGTCCATTCTGGAAGGACTGCGTGCCCGACTCGGCGGCCGCGTGCACTACGCCGCCGGTCCCGGCCGATCGAGGGATGACTACGGCGTGGTCCCGGCGCAATATCTGGACCCGCTACGTGGTGAGTACTTTGATAACATCGCGCTCGAGGGAATGCCGCGTCGTACGCGGATCGACGAGAATATCGATTTTCACTGGACCTTCAACGCGCCCTCGCGCAGGCTCCAGGTCGGCTGGTACTCGGTGCGTTGGACGGGACGATTACGCGCTCCGACGAGTGGTGCGCGTCGTCTCGGCGTGGAAGGGAACGACGGCTACAGGTTGTACCTCGACGGCAAGCTGCTGATCGACAACTGGCGCAAGCAGTCGTATCGCACTGCACTGGTTCCTGTTCCGCTCTCACCCGGTTCGACGCACGACCTCCGGCTGGAGTTTTTCGAGAGCGCCGGCAACGCTCGCGTACGTCTCGTCTGGGACACGACCGCGGCCGACTTTCAGCAGCAGCAAATCGACTCCGCCGTTGCCCTCGCGCGTCGGAGCGACGTCGTCATTGTCGTCGCGGGCATCGAAGAAGGGGAGTTTCGCGATCGCTCATCGCTCGCCCTTCCGGGGCGTCAGGAGGATCTGATCCTGAGTGTGGCGGCGCTCGGCAAGCCGGTGATCGTCATTCTCGTCGGCGGCAGCGCGATCACGATGTCACGCTGGGTCGACAAGGTCGGCGCCGTACTGATGGCGTGGTATCCCGGAACGGAGGGCGGCGATGCCGTTGCCGACGTGTTGTTAGGCGACGACGATCCAGGTGGTCGATTGCCAGTGACTTTTCCGATGACCGAGGGACAGCTGCCGCTTCGCTACAATCACAAACCGACGGGCCGCGGCGACGACTACGTCGACCTCACGGGCGAGCCCGCGTTTCCCTTTGGCTTCGGATTGAGTTACACGCAGTTCGAGTACAGCGCGTTGAGAATCGAGCCCGACATGATCGGAGCGACGGGGCGCGCACGAATCACATTCCGCGTGCGCAATAGCGGCGCGCGGGCAGGGGACGAAATCCCACAGCTATATGTGCGTCCGGTCGTCTCGCCCGTCGCGCAGCCGGTGATGGCACTGAAGGCATTTGGCCGACTGCATCTTGCTCCTGGCGAGGCACGCGACGTGACGTTCCTGTTGAACGCGAGCGATCTCCGCGTTCTCGACGATCGCATGCGGTGGCGCTTGCCGGCGGGCAGGACGATCGTCCTGGTTGGCGCGTCGTCGAAGGACATCCGCCTTCGGGGAGAGCTGTCGACTCGTTAG
- the gyrB gene encoding DNA topoisomerase (ATP-hydrolyzing) subunit B — MAKGTEQAQSGERYDAGQIQVLKGLEAVRKRPGMYIGSTSERGLHHLVYEVVDNSIDEALVGYADRISAVIHQDNSITVEDNGRGIPVDIHPTEKMPGVELAMTVLHAGGKFDKNTYKVSGGLHGVGVSVVNALSEKLKVWVKRDGKEYYMDFERGNTKTKLKVLREVPKKESGTTVYFKPDDQIFTDLVYRFDTLAMRLRELSFLNKGVVITLKDERPGEEKEETFHAKGGLKEFVQHLNDKRKPLHAEVIYCETTKDDIGIELALQYNDGYNDTVFSFVNNINTHEGGTHLTGFKAALTRVINQYAQKGGFLKKADFTLSGDDVREGLTAVLSVKVREPQFEGQTKTKLGNSEVESAVKTVVNEWLGSYLDEHPRSANIIVEKAVSAARAREAARKARDLTRKKSALDVGHLPGKLADCTLTDPALCELYLVEGDSAGGSAKQGRKREFQAILPLRGKIINVEKARIDKVLSNEEIRTIITAIGTGIKEEFEIGRARYHKIIIMTDADVDGAHIRTLLLTFFFRQMPELIDAGYMYIAQPPLFRIAKGKEAFYAYDLKERDEIVKRFGGGGNGDGKGNINIQRYKGLGEMNKDQLFDTTMDPERRTLLKVAMEDAVLADSVFQTLMGDDVEPRREFIEKNAQFVSNLDI, encoded by the coding sequence ATGGCGAAAGGAACTGAGCAAGCGCAGTCTGGCGAGCGATACGATGCCGGACAGATCCAAGTCCTCAAGGGGCTCGAGGCTGTTCGAAAACGCCCCGGCATGTACATCGGATCGACGTCGGAGCGCGGGCTCCACCACCTGGTCTACGAGGTCGTCGACAACTCGATCGACGAAGCGCTCGTCGGCTACGCCGATCGCATCTCGGCCGTGATTCACCAGGATAATTCGATCACCGTCGAAGACAACGGGCGTGGCATTCCCGTCGACATTCACCCGACGGAGAAGATGCCGGGCGTCGAGCTCGCGATGACGGTGCTTCACGCCGGCGGCAAATTCGACAAGAACACGTACAAAGTCTCCGGCGGCTTGCACGGTGTCGGCGTGTCCGTCGTCAACGCGCTGTCGGAAAAGCTCAAGGTGTGGGTGAAGCGCGACGGCAAAGAGTATTACATGGACTTCGAGCGCGGTAACACCAAAACCAAGCTCAAGGTTCTGCGCGAGGTGCCAAAGAAAGAGAGCGGCACGACGGTCTACTTCAAGCCGGACGATCAGATCTTCACCGATCTGGTTTATCGATTCGATACACTCGCGATGCGATTGCGCGAGCTCTCGTTCCTCAACAAGGGCGTTGTCATCACGCTCAAAGACGAGCGTCCGGGCGAGGAGAAAGAGGAGACCTTCCACGCCAAAGGTGGCCTGAAGGAGTTCGTGCAGCACCTGAACGACAAGCGCAAACCGCTGCACGCCGAGGTCATCTACTGCGAGACGACGAAGGACGACATCGGGATCGAGCTCGCCCTGCAATACAACGACGGCTACAACGACACCGTGTTCTCGTTCGTGAACAACATCAACACGCACGAGGGGGGCACGCACCTAACGGGCTTCAAGGCGGCGCTGACGCGCGTCATCAATCAGTACGCGCAGAAGGGCGGTTTCCTGAAAAAGGCGGACTTCACACTGTCGGGCGATGACGTTCGCGAAGGATTGACGGCAGTGTTGTCGGTCAAGGTACGCGAGCCGCAGTTCGAGGGGCAGACCAAAACGAAGCTCGGCAACTCCGAGGTCGAGTCGGCGGTGAAGACCGTCGTCAACGAGTGGCTCGGCTCCTATCTCGACGAGCATCCGCGATCGGCCAATATCATCGTCGAGAAGGCAGTGTCGGCGGCGCGCGCGCGCGAAGCGGCTCGTAAGGCGCGCGATCTCACGCGGAAGAAGTCGGCGCTCGATGTGGGCCACCTGCCCGGTAAGCTGGCCGACTGCACACTGACCGATCCCGCGCTCTGTGAACTGTACCTCGTCGAGGGCGACTCGGCTGGCGGCTCGGCGAAGCAGGGACGCAAGCGCGAGTTCCAGGCGATTCTGCCGCTCCGCGGAAAGATCATCAACGTCGAAAAGGCGCGCATCGACAAGGTGCTCTCGAACGAAGAAATCCGAACCATCATCACCGCGATCGGCACCGGCATCAAGGAAGAGTTCGAGATCGGACGCGCGCGCTATCACAAGATCATCATCATGACGGACGCGGATGTGGACGGCGCGCACATTCGCACGCTGCTGCTCACGTTCTTCTTCCGCCAGATGCCGGAGCTGATCGACGCCGGCTACATGTACATCGCGCAACCGCCACTTTTCCGCATCGCAAAGGGGAAGGAGGCGTTCTACGCGTACGACCTCAAGGAGCGCGATGAGATTGTGAAGCGCTTCGGCGGTGGCGGCAACGGCGATGGTAAGGGAAACATCAACATCCAGCGCTACAAGGGTCTGGGTGAGATGAACAAGGATCAGCTCTTCGACACGACGATGGATCCGGAGCGTCGCACGCTCCTCAAGGTGGCGATGGAGGACGCGGTGCTCGCCGACAGTGTTTTCCAAACACTCATGGGCGACGACGTCGAGCCGCGGCGCGAGTTCATCGAAAAGAACGCGCAGTTCGTCTCGAACCTGGACATCTGA
- a CDS encoding DUF4136 domain-containing protein: MNPRFVVAGLALAAAACSGGSNVHVQTESAPSFSTASRSTFRILPVPSRSDGASLGSNDPMLANSITNQKLREDVRQALEARGYRPADGERADLDVAVYAAANQALDIRTYNYGYTWRGWPREYTSVTPYEKGTVIVDLVDPGSRQLLWRGQGVAQVSNNPNKYVNELGKVVNSIAKKLPAAHS; this comes from the coding sequence ATGAATCCCCGATTTGTCGTCGCTGGGCTCGCCTTGGCGGCCGCAGCATGCAGTGGCGGAAGCAACGTCCACGTTCAGACCGAATCGGCACCGAGTTTCTCGACGGCCAGTCGGTCCACATTCAGGATTCTGCCGGTGCCATCGCGTTCGGACGGAGCGAGTCTGGGTTCGAACGATCCGATGCTGGCGAACTCGATCACCAATCAGAAGCTGCGCGAGGACGTGCGGCAGGCGCTGGAGGCGCGTGGGTATCGTCCCGCCGACGGCGAGCGCGCGGATCTCGACGTCGCGGTCTACGCCGCAGCCAATCAGGCGCTGGACATTCGGACGTATAATTACGGGTATACCTGGCGCGGCTGGCCGCGAGAGTACACTTCGGTGACGCCGTACGAGAAAGGCACGGTTATCGTCGATCTCGTCGATCCCGGTTCGCGCCAGTTGTTGTGGCGCGGTCAGGGCGTCGCACAGGTCTCGAACAATCCCAATAAGTACGTCAACGAGTTGGGCAAGGTCGTGAACTCGATCGCGAAGAAGCTTCCCGCGGCTCACTCCTAG
- a CDS encoding DUF2279 domain-containing protein produces the protein MLRLLLVLQLHGPGDHPGGDSWFGVDKVKHFFMGAFVQSVGYSAVRATGASHSASLVAATGITAAVSVGKEVWDAHSGGTPSVRDLTWDAAGAAAATLLLQQSVR, from the coding sequence ATGCTTCGACTCCTTCTCGTCTTACAACTCCACGGTCCCGGTGACCATCCGGGTGGCGACAGCTGGTTTGGCGTGGACAAGGTGAAGCACTTCTTCATGGGCGCCTTCGTGCAGAGCGTAGGCTACAGTGCGGTTCGTGCCACTGGCGCAAGCCATAGTGCGTCATTGGTTGCCGCGACGGGGATCACTGCAGCAGTGAGCGTGGGGAAAGAAGTATGGGATGCGCACAGCGGAGGAACGCCGAGCGTGCGGGATCTCACATGGGACGCGGCGGGGGCGGCAGCGGCGACGCTTCTGCTCCAGCAGTCGGTCCGATGA
- a CDS encoding enoyl-CoA hydratase-related protein: MAYQHLTLSVQDRIATLTVNRPDKLNALNGVTIGELGVAIDELQSRDDVAGVILTGAGRAFIAGADISELSGQSALEGQRLARRGQEIFRRFETCSKPTVAAVNGFALGGGCELAMACHIRIASEAAKFGQPESKLGLIPGYGGTQRLPRLVGRGRALQLLLTGEMIDAQEAHRIGLVNRVVPGDQLLAIAAAMIQQMLMNAPLGLAACIEMVDRGLEMPLDDALALEATCFGVLISTRDTAEGTRAFLEKRPPRFAGA; this comes from the coding sequence ATGGCTTACCAGCATTTGACGTTGTCCGTCCAGGATCGCATCGCGACGCTGACGGTCAACCGCCCCGACAAGCTGAACGCGTTGAACGGAGTAACGATCGGCGAGCTCGGAGTGGCCATCGACGAGTTGCAATCGCGCGATGACGTGGCGGGCGTGATTCTCACCGGGGCTGGTCGCGCGTTCATTGCGGGTGCGGACATCTCCGAGTTGTCGGGCCAGAGTGCGCTCGAGGGCCAGCGACTGGCGCGTCGCGGCCAGGAGATCTTCCGGCGCTTCGAGACGTGCTCTAAACCAACGGTCGCCGCGGTGAATGGATTTGCGCTCGGCGGCGGCTGCGAGCTGGCGATGGCGTGTCACATTCGCATTGCATCCGAAGCAGCGAAGTTCGGGCAGCCGGAGTCGAAGCTCGGCCTCATTCCGGGGTACGGCGGGACGCAGCGGTTGCCACGACTCGTCGGGCGCGGGCGCGCGTTGCAGCTGCTCCTCACGGGGGAGATGATCGACGCGCAGGAAGCCCATCGCATCGGGCTCGTGAATCGTGTGGTGCCGGGCGATCAGCTGCTCGCCATCGCGGCGGCGATGATTCAGCAAATGCTCATGAATGCGCCGCTCGGCCTCGCCGCCTGCATCGAGATGGTCGACCGCGGTCTGGAGATGCCACTCGACGACGCGCTCGCGCTCGAGGCGACGTGCTTCGGCGTGCTCATCTCGACGCGCGACACGGCGGAAGGCACGCGAGCATTTCTGGAAAAGCGACCGCCCCGATTCGCCGGCGCGTGA
- a CDS encoding uracil-DNA glycosylase family protein — translation MTVRQSKLAQDLERHCRALSACRRCELRDVQPIVSLARRPRVMLVGQAPGRVESGGGHAFAGRAGKTLFRWFERIGLDEATARDRIYIAAVTRCYPGPSPSGRGDRVPSLDERANCAGWLDAELQLLRPRLLIPVGRLAIERFLPRLPLEDLIGREHMVDHVAGQCVAIPLPHPSGASSWIHQGDHGLLLAGSLQLIGARLGQLGVVRRASAQNVA, via the coding sequence ATGACCGTTAGGCAGAGCAAGCTCGCGCAGGACCTCGAGAGACACTGCCGCGCCCTTTCGGCATGCCGGCGATGCGAGCTCCGCGATGTTCAGCCGATCGTGTCGCTCGCGCGACGCCCGCGCGTGATGCTCGTCGGTCAGGCACCCGGCCGGGTCGAGAGCGGCGGTGGACACGCGTTCGCCGGACGAGCAGGCAAGACGCTCTTCAGATGGTTCGAGCGAATCGGACTGGACGAGGCGACCGCGCGCGATCGCATCTACATCGCCGCCGTCACTCGCTGCTACCCCGGACCGAGTCCGAGCGGCCGTGGTGATCGCGTGCCGTCGCTCGATGAGCGTGCGAACTGCGCAGGCTGGCTCGACGCGGAACTACAGCTCCTTCGGCCGCGGCTCTTGATTCCGGTTGGCCGGCTGGCGATCGAACGCTTTCTGCCCCGGCTTCCGCTCGAGGACTTGATCGGCCGCGAGCACATGGTCGATCATGTCGCTGGGCAGTGCGTCGCGATACCGCTGCCGCATCCCTCTGGCGCGAGCAGCTGGATCCATCAGGGCGATCATGGCTTGCTGCTGGCTGGTTCGCTCCAGTTGATCGGCGCGCGCCTCGGCCAACTCGGTGTCGTTCGAAGAGCTAGCGCGCAGAACGTCGCCTGA
- a CDS encoding DUF721 domain-containing protein has protein sequence MSERKKRKPEPVANVVANFLDQRGLRDRVEQAGIIPEWARLVGDQIAAVTEPLSISANGTLFVAVQTNAWMNELSLLEPELLRSLNTRAKRAPIRRIRWQLAR, from the coding sequence GTGAGTGAGCGGAAGAAGAGGAAGCCCGAGCCCGTCGCGAACGTCGTCGCCAATTTCCTCGACCAACGCGGACTGCGGGATCGCGTCGAACAGGCTGGGATCATTCCCGAGTGGGCGCGGCTGGTAGGCGATCAGATCGCGGCCGTGACGGAGCCGCTCTCGATTTCCGCGAATGGGACGCTCTTCGTCGCGGTGCAGACGAACGCGTGGATGAACGAGCTGTCGTTGTTGGAGCCGGAGCTCCTGAGGTCGCTCAATACGAGGGCAAAACGGGCTCCGATCAGGAGGATACGCTGGCAGTTGGCGCGTTGA
- a CDS encoding tetratricopeptide repeat protein, whose protein sequence is MLGLAAFTGSVWAIGCQPIAPPPPRSRPLVTRYDSALDSAAREKGPVWRASHYPIANLHGPYPRPALGDSAADPNDALSYYRLGDSVRRVLPGLADQAFYWALRLDPTFSDAYYARFKLLRQQFPWRAMPDGAIRRIFAVEPNVALATDSLATIALAYSPFLEGTLDIPPWIIGLRGAQADRDPVTAGMHAYGVGNYRKAVDEWAKAMRKDPSAVMLRIPRAYAWVHLNEPDSAIGDLTTLVQRLESIQRDSTVAPYVSKEFLYYSIGSLHASRHRYREARAAYEQALVENLGFYMAHVRLAAAAAALHDTATALNELQTALLIRADDPLALVFQASLLLGSGKITEAEHQLRTALSADSDYALPHVFLGLAAEQRNDTTMARLEYGLYLARAPRNAVERGWASTHLNMLYSR, encoded by the coding sequence ATGCTCGGCTTAGCGGCCTTCACCGGCTCGGTGTGGGCGATCGGCTGTCAACCGATCGCGCCGCCACCCCCACGGTCGCGACCGTTGGTCACGCGATACGACTCGGCCCTGGATAGCGCGGCGCGAGAGAAAGGCCCGGTATGGCGAGCGTCGCACTATCCGATCGCCAACCTTCACGGACCGTATCCGCGACCCGCCCTCGGTGATTCCGCGGCTGACCCGAACGATGCGCTGTCGTATTACCGATTGGGCGATAGTGTGCGCCGAGTCCTTCCCGGTCTCGCCGATCAGGCGTTCTACTGGGCGTTGCGGCTCGACCCGACCTTTTCCGACGCCTACTACGCGCGGTTCAAGCTGCTGCGCCAGCAGTTCCCCTGGCGCGCGATGCCCGACGGCGCGATCCGACGGATCTTTGCGGTGGAGCCTAACGTGGCACTCGCGACCGATTCACTTGCCACGATCGCGCTCGCGTACAGCCCGTTCCTCGAGGGTACGCTGGACATACCGCCATGGATCATCGGCCTGAGAGGGGCTCAGGCGGACCGTGACCCCGTCACCGCGGGCATGCATGCGTACGGCGTCGGTAATTACCGAAAGGCGGTCGACGAGTGGGCGAAAGCAATGCGGAAAGACCCGAGTGCCGTGATGCTGCGGATCCCGCGCGCCTACGCGTGGGTGCATCTCAACGAACCTGACAGCGCGATTGGCGATCTGACGACGCTCGTCCAGCGTTTAGAAAGTATTCAACGCGATTCGACGGTTGCGCCATACGTGTCGAAGGAGTTTCTCTATTACTCCATCGGCTCGCTGCATGCGAGCCGGCACCGGTATCGTGAAGCGCGCGCGGCGTACGAGCAGGCGCTCGTGGAGAATCTTGGTTTTTACATGGCCCACGTGCGCCTCGCCGCCGCCGCGGCGGCACTGCACGACACGGCGACGGCGCTGAACGAGCTTCAGACCGCTCTGCTCATTCGAGCCGATGACCCGCTCGCGCTCGTGTTTCAGGCGAGCCTGTTGTTGGGATCGGGAAAGATCACCGAGGCGGAACACCAACTCCGGACGGCCCTGAGCGCGGACTCGGACTACGCGCTGCCGCACGTCTTTCTCGGCCTTGCCGCCGAACAGCGCAACGACACGACCATGGCGCGGCTGGAGTACGGGCTCTATCTGGCTCGCGCGCCGCGAAACGCCGTCGAACGAGGCTGGGCCAGTACGCACCTCAACATGTTGTACAGCCGTTAG
- the recF gene encoding DNA replication and repair protein RecF (All proteins in this family for which functions are known are DNA-binding proteins that assist the filamentation of RecA onto DNA for the initiation of recombination or recombinational repair.): MSSVATAARIDTLSIRDFRNLERIDLTLPGNGMLIVGQNGQGKTNLLEAIYYLQLLRSVRGARDQDLVRFGTAGFHLGAHVASDRVSEIGVGFERVGKRKRVRLDGVVCERLGDAVGAMPVAMFSPTDVELVAGAPALRRRFLDILLAVSSRAYLRALQRYRAALVRRNAALRDMARLPAARTDARVEVWEEPLAEYGTVLWAEREGWVESVATRFADLARTIGGDALAIRYASAAPPLEGTDRRASLARLFEQQRTADLRFGLTRSGPHRDDLLITIAGADGVSRELRVFGSAGQQRTAAIALRLLEAATLHDRRGGAPLVLLDDPFAELDAPRTQRIVDLLSESGLGQTILAVPRETDVPGGLPKLQRFRITAGALRGE, translated from the coding sequence GTGAGCAGCGTGGCCACCGCGGCGCGGATCGATACACTCTCGATCCGCGACTTTCGCAATCTCGAACGTATCGACTTGACGCTTCCCGGGAACGGGATGCTCATCGTCGGGCAGAATGGTCAGGGGAAGACGAACCTGCTGGAGGCGATCTACTACTTGCAGCTGCTCCGATCGGTGCGAGGGGCTCGCGATCAGGATCTTGTCCGTTTCGGCACCGCTGGATTTCATCTCGGTGCTCACGTCGCGAGCGATCGCGTGAGTGAGATCGGTGTCGGCTTCGAGCGCGTCGGCAAACGAAAACGCGTTCGGCTCGACGGCGTCGTCTGCGAGCGGCTGGGTGACGCGGTCGGGGCGATGCCCGTGGCGATGTTTTCGCCCACGGACGTGGAGCTCGTCGCGGGCGCACCCGCCCTCCGCCGGCGATTCCTCGACATCCTGCTTGCCGTGAGCTCGCGGGCCTACCTGCGCGCGCTGCAGCGATACCGGGCTGCGCTCGTCAGGCGAAACGCCGCGTTGCGGGATATGGCGCGTCTTCCGGCCGCCCGCACCGACGCGCGCGTCGAGGTCTGGGAGGAGCCACTCGCCGAGTACGGCACAGTGCTCTGGGCCGAGCGCGAAGGCTGGGTGGAGAGCGTCGCGACACGCTTCGCCGATCTCGCGCGCACGATTGGCGGCGACGCCCTCGCCATCCGCTATGCGAGCGCGGCTCCCCCACTCGAGGGCACCGATCGCCGCGCCTCGCTGGCGCGACTCTTCGAGCAGCAGCGCACCGCCGACCTGCGCTTTGGCCTCACGCGTTCCGGTCCACACCGTGATGATTTGCTCATCACGATCGCGGGCGCGGACGGCGTGTCACGCGAGCTGCGCGTCTTCGGCTCGGCGGGTCAGCAGCGCACGGCGGCGATCGCGCTACGGCTGCTCGAAGCCGCGACGTTACACGACCGACGCGGCGGCGCTCCGCTGGTTCTGCTCGACGATCCCTTCGCCGAGCTCGACGCGCCGCGGACGCAGCGCATTGTCGACCTGCTGTCGGAGAGCGGGCTGGGCCAGACGATTCTCGCCGTGCCGCGCGAGACCGACGTTCCGGGCGGCTTGCCGAAGCTTCAGCGTTTTCGAATCACGGCCGGAGCCTTACGCGGTGAGTGA